One window of Mucilaginibacter inviolabilis genomic DNA carries:
- a CDS encoding ABC transporter permease: MLKNYLKTAWRNLLKNKFYSFINIVGLTVGLAIGILILLWVQNELSFDSFHKKAPNIYRMAIFGGTGASRQIWSQDVAPMGPLAKQQLAGVKDQVRITGNEFFSMFRYHDKVFGNENVVFADPSFFSIFDFPLAEGNTAKPFANDNSVVITKKSAKKYFGDENPIGKVIVADDKANFTVSGVINDFPDNSSFNMDMIMPMSYHINKKLADNKEDVNSNFSNFNYETYLLLNPGITPQSLKAKLFNIHISHKKEDTDVEYLLLPLTKTHLYRLDGTDRGISTVRIFIVIALLILVIACINYVNLSTARSMLRSKEISMRKIIGAAKSHLFLQFIVETALLFLIAAGLAILLIYALMPVFNELSGKQLVFNLSNYHIWIVILATISGTLIVSSIYPALLLSSFEPLKALKGKVSATMGDVTFRKILVVTQFTFSVILIIGTIVITNQLSFIRSKQLGYDKSHVLGFWMRDMAKHYDAVKAELLKQPGVLGVTRSNSNIVSLGGLTGDNDWDGKEANQTFIVHPMAIDKDFMSFFKMKLVQGAGFTGAVADSTHFILNEAAVKEIGLKNPIGKRFRMWKTNGTIIGVVKDFHFASMREKISPSIFYYTTNLNSMYIKTDGRNAQKAINAAQEQFKQYNGQYPFDYTFLDDIFNNLYKGEQREGTLFNYFAGIAIMISCLGLLGLAAFTAQVRTREIGVRKVLGASVTEIIGLLAKDFIKLVLIAIAIAIPAAWFSMNKWLEDFAYRINIGWYVFVLAGLMAILIAFITISFQSIKAALANPVKSLRSE; this comes from the coding sequence ATGCTGAAAAATTACCTCAAAACTGCCTGGCGTAATTTGTTAAAAAACAAATTTTACTCCTTTATTAATATTGTTGGTTTAACTGTTGGCCTGGCTATCGGAATACTGATATTATTATGGGTGCAGAACGAATTGAGTTTTGACAGCTTCCATAAAAAAGCGCCTAACATTTACAGAATGGCAATTTTTGGCGGCACCGGCGCTAGCAGGCAAATCTGGTCGCAGGATGTAGCCCCGATGGGGCCGCTGGCAAAGCAACAATTAGCAGGAGTAAAAGATCAGGTTCGTATAACCGGTAATGAGTTTTTTTCGATGTTCAGATACCATGATAAAGTTTTTGGTAATGAAAACGTTGTTTTCGCCGATCCATCATTTTTCTCCATTTTCGATTTCCCATTAGCGGAGGGAAATACGGCAAAGCCTTTTGCCAACGATAACTCCGTAGTCATAACAAAAAAATCGGCTAAGAAATATTTCGGCGATGAAAACCCGATTGGAAAGGTAATTGTAGCAGATGATAAAGCAAACTTTACAGTAAGTGGCGTTATCAACGATTTTCCGGATAATTCCAGCTTTAATATGGATATGATCATGCCTATGAGTTATCATATCAATAAAAAACTCGCGGATAATAAGGAAGATGTAAATAGTAATTTCAGCAATTTTAATTATGAAACCTATCTGTTACTTAATCCAGGTATCACACCGCAAAGTTTAAAAGCAAAATTGTTTAACATTCACATCAGCCATAAAAAGGAAGATACCGATGTGGAGTATTTGTTATTACCCTTAACAAAAACACATTTATATCGGCTTGATGGTACCGATCGCGGCATAAGCACGGTAAGAATATTTATTGTCATAGCCTTATTGATATTGGTAATTGCTTGCATCAATTACGTAAATCTTTCAACCGCACGGTCAATGCTCCGATCAAAAGAGATTAGCATGCGTAAAATTATAGGGGCTGCAAAATCACATTTGTTCCTTCAATTTATTGTAGAAACCGCCTTGCTGTTTTTAATTGCTGCAGGTTTAGCCATTTTACTTATTTACGCCCTGATGCCTGTATTTAATGAGCTATCGGGCAAACAGCTGGTGTTTAATCTTAGTAATTATCATATATGGATAGTTATATTGGCTACTATATCGGGTACTCTTATTGTATCAAGTATTTACCCGGCCTTGCTGCTTTCATCATTTGAGCCGCTTAAAGCCTTAAAGGGTAAGGTTTCTGCAACCATGGGTGATGTTACTTTCCGGAAAATACTGGTGGTTACCCAATTTACATTTTCGGTTATACTTATTATTGGCACCATAGTAATTACCAACCAGCTTAGCTTTATTCGGTCAAAGCAATTGGGTTACGATAAAAGTCATGTATTAGGTTTCTGGATGCGGGATATGGCAAAACATTATGATGCCGTAAAAGCCGAACTCTTAAAGCAGCCGGGTGTATTGGGTGTTACCCGTTCCAACTCCAACATTGTAAGTCTTGGCGGTCTTACCGGCGATAATGATTGGGATGGTAAAGAAGCTAACCAAACCTTTATTGTGCATCCTATGGCCATTGATAAAGATTTCATGTCTTTTTTTAAGATGAAATTGGTGCAGGGAGCTGGTTTTACGGGAGCAGTGGCCGACTCAACCCATTTTATTTTAAATGAGGCAGCGGTTAAAGAAATTGGCTTAAAAAATCCGATAGGGAAAAGATTCAGGATGTGGAAAACTAATGGTACCATAATAGGCGTGGTAAAAGATTTTCACTTCGCTTCCATGAGGGAGAAGATCTCGCCTTCTATTTTTTATTATACCACGAATTTGAATTCGATGTATATAAAAACAGATGGCCGCAATGCTCAAAAAGCCATTAATGCAGCCCAGGAGCAGTTTAAACAATACAATGGGCAATACCCATTTGATTATACTTTTTTGGATGATATTTTTAACAATCTTTATAAAGGAGAACAAAGAGAAGGAACCCTGTTTAATTATTTTGCGGGCATTGCTATCATGATTTCGTGTTTGGGTTTGTTAGGATTGGCTGCTTTTACAGCACAAGTACGCACCCGCGAAATAGGCGTTCGAAAAGTATTGGGTGCCAGCGTTACCGAAATTATTGGTCTGCTGGCAAAGGATTTTATCAAATTGGTACTGATTGCCATAGCTATAGCCATTCCGGCCGCCTGGTTCTCCATGAATAAATGGCTCGAAGATTTTGCTTACCGTATCAATATTGGCTGGTATGTATTTGTATTAGCCGGACTAATGGCGATATTAATAGCTTTTATCACCATTAGTTTTCAATCCATTAAAGCTGCGTTAGCAAACCCGGTAAAGAGTTTAAGGAGCGAGTAG
- a CDS encoding BlaI/MecI/CopY family transcriptional regulator, protein MEKLSQQEEEAMQAVWQCGPGFIKDFLDQLQEPKPPYTTLASTIKNLERKEFLKSEKMGNSLRYVPIIKEEEYKKRFMSGFVSDYFQNSYKDLVTFFANEKKISASDLQEIIKLIEKQ, encoded by the coding sequence ATGGAGAAATTATCGCAGCAAGAAGAAGAAGCCATGCAGGCAGTGTGGCAATGCGGCCCGGGTTTTATTAAAGATTTTCTGGATCAGTTACAGGAGCCCAAGCCTCCTTATACCACCCTGGCATCAACCATTAAGAACCTGGAGCGGAAAGAATTTTTAAAAAGCGAAAAAATGGGCAATTCGCTCCGTTACGTCCCCATCATTAAAGAGGAGGAATATAAAAAACGCTTTATGAGTGGTTTTGTGAGCGATTACTTCCAAAATTCCTACAAAGACCTGGTTACATTTTTCGCCAACGAGAAAAAGATAAGCGCCAGCGATCTGCAGGAGATCATTAAACTGATTGAAAAACAATAA
- a CDS encoding M56 family metallopeptidase produces MPALFVFLLKVNIALLLFCAGYYLVLRPLTFYTLNRIYLLAAIIFASIYPWLNLSAFLQRHEELVKPVQQIVINWQAPVQSLVKPLGQPDYWRWAEVIFWLGAYVLALKLVVQLFSLYRLYKSSKPATINNHQVRIMDKDAAPFSFWQSIFVNPSKHEPTDLKAILLHEQIHVNEWHTVDILLAEISSIFYWFNPGIWLMKKAIRENVEFITDRKILNKGIDSKTYQYSLVSVSFNNQQPGIVNHFNISTIKKRIIMMNAKRSSKINLTRYAFLVPAVITLLLVFSISKADFAKPIRVKLVNAVKPLENIITVTALPNPAGNVPLPKLKKPMHPSAKTLPAVKPDTTKKAIIVNRYGNKDSVICYINGVKGSLKNIDPDNIAQVTVLKGSPLPAYISKDDIDDAKKLGLILVVTKDSPDGKTIEKSKQVNGVVVTGYKVNANVNSTNTALKNYQPGTFSVHVDTINNANTRSSIKAHTIRVSSASSISINGKNTSSQNISVDNDKGMHISFDKDKTPLIIVDGKEVPTADMKNLNPNTIDSMTVLDNDNGAKKYGDKAKNGVILISTKRRPLKD; encoded by the coding sequence ATGCCAGCATTGTTTGTTTTTTTGCTTAAAGTAAATATTGCCCTGTTGCTATTTTGCGCGGGTTATTACCTGGTACTCAGACCGCTTACTTTTTATACGCTTAACCGTATTTACCTGCTTGCAGCTATCATTTTTGCCAGTATATACCCCTGGTTAAACTTATCGGCCTTTTTGCAGCGACATGAGGAATTGGTAAAACCTGTACAGCAGATAGTTATCAACTGGCAGGCACCGGTACAAAGCCTGGTAAAACCATTGGGCCAGCCCGATTACTGGCGATGGGCCGAGGTTATTTTCTGGCTGGGTGCCTATGTGTTGGCGCTTAAACTGGTGGTACAGCTATTCTCGCTGTACAGATTATATAAAAGCTCCAAACCGGCTACCATCAACAATCACCAGGTACGGATTATGGATAAAGACGCGGCGCCTTTCTCTTTCTGGCAAAGCATTTTTGTGAATCCTTCAAAACACGAACCTACAGACCTGAAGGCTATATTATTACATGAACAGATACATGTGAACGAATGGCATACCGTAGATATATTGCTGGCCGAAATAAGCAGTATTTTTTACTGGTTTAACCCCGGCATATGGCTGATGAAAAAGGCTATCCGCGAAAACGTGGAATTTATAACCGATCGTAAGATATTAAATAAAGGTATCGACAGTAAAACCTATCAGTATAGCCTGGTTTCGGTAAGTTTTAACAACCAGCAGCCCGGCATAGTGAACCATTTTAATATATCAACCATCAAAAAACGCATTATCATGATGAACGCTAAAAGGTCTTCAAAAATAAACCTTACCCGCTACGCCTTCCTGGTACCTGCGGTGATTACTTTACTACTGGTGTTCAGCATATCAAAAGCCGATTTTGCCAAACCTATCCGGGTAAAATTGGTTAATGCGGTTAAACCTTTGGAAAACATCATCACTGTAACCGCTTTGCCAAACCCGGCTGGTAATGTTCCTCTTCCTAAGCTTAAAAAGCCCATGCATCCGTCGGCCAAAACATTACCAGCCGTCAAACCAGATACAACTAAGAAAGCAATCATCGTTAACAGATATGGCAATAAAGACTCCGTAATTTGTTATATCAACGGTGTAAAAGGCAGTCTTAAAAACATTGATCCTGATAATATAGCGCAGGTTACCGTTTTAAAAGGATCCCCCTTACCCGCTTATATTAGTAAAGATGATATAGATGATGCAAAAAAGCTGGGGCTGATACTTGTTGTGACTAAAGATTCGCCTGATGGAAAAACAATCGAAAAATCAAAACAAGTAAATGGGGTTGTGGTAACCGGTTACAAAGTAAATGCTAACGTAAATTCAACCAATACTGCGCTAAAAAACTATCAACCAGGCACTTTTTCTGTCCATGTTGATACCATCAATAACGCAAATACCAGGAGCAGCATAAAGGCCCACACTATAAGAGTTTCATCTGCCTCAAGCATATCTATAAATGGTAAAAACACCTCTTCTCAAAACATTTCTGTAGATAACGATAAAGGCATGCATATCTCTTTTGATAAAGATAAAACACCTTTAATTATTGTGGATGGAAAAGAAGTACCTACAGCCGACATGAAAAATTTAAATCCCAATACGATTGATTCAATGACTGTTCTTGACAACGATAACGGTGCAAAAAAATACGGAGACAAAGCAAAAAACGGGGTGATACTAATCAGCACTAAAAGAAGACCGCTTAAAGATTAA
- a CDS encoding DNA topoisomerase IB — protein sequence MNRLLQKLEKIGRDPKITAKAVGLRYVSDSSPGYTRKKSRKGWSFYDAEGKLIKDKELISRFTRLVIPPAYTNVWISPYENGHLQFTGIDAAGRKQYRYHPGWNQIRNQSKYHRLQTFASYLPAIREQVDKDLARHNPGHEKVVALVVRLMELTSIRVGNESYQKLYGSFGLTTLQNRHIKIDGSTIRFEFKGKKGVQHKVSLQSRKLARLVKQCRDIPGKELFQYYDEAGDRHSVDSGDINNYLKEITGEDFTAKDFRTWAGSVSALYAFKAAGEFANVTECRKKIVSVIDEVAVTLGNTRSVCKKYYVHPSVIKSYEEGTLFKYISEIDEEKDVKAAELNQAEKALLTLLETEKLAEAS from the coding sequence ATGAACCGATTGCTGCAAAAACTGGAAAAAATTGGTCGCGACCCAAAGATTACTGCAAAGGCGGTTGGTTTAAGGTATGTGTCAGATTCATCACCGGGCTATACCCGTAAAAAGTCGCGCAAGGGATGGAGTTTTTACGATGCCGAAGGCAAATTAATAAAAGACAAGGAGTTGATAAGCCGGTTTACCCGGTTGGTGATCCCGCCGGCGTATACCAATGTATGGATATCGCCCTATGAAAATGGGCATTTGCAATTTACAGGTATCGATGCCGCCGGTCGGAAACAATATCGCTATCATCCTGGTTGGAACCAGATCCGCAATCAATCCAAATATCATCGCCTGCAAACTTTTGCCTCTTACCTGCCCGCTATACGTGAGCAGGTAGATAAAGATCTGGCCCGCCATAACCCCGGGCACGAAAAGGTGGTGGCTCTTGTGGTGCGCCTTATGGAGCTAACCAGCATTAGGGTAGGGAACGAATCCTATCAAAAATTGTATGGTTCGTTTGGTTTAACCACCCTGCAAAACCGGCATATTAAAATTGATGGGTCAACTATCAGGTTTGAGTTTAAAGGCAAAAAGGGCGTACAGCATAAAGTAAGTTTGCAAAGCAGAAAATTAGCTCGGTTGGTAAAACAATGCCGCGACATCCCGGGAAAGGAGCTTTTTCAGTATTATGACGAAGCCGGTGATCGCCATAGCGTTGATTCGGGCGATATTAATAATTACCTGAAAGAGATTACCGGCGAAGATTTTACGGCTAAAGACTTCCGTACCTGGGCAGGAAGCGTAAGCGCTTTATATGCTTTTAAAGCGGCCGGTGAATTTGCCAATGTTACCGAATGCCGTAAAAAAATCGTCAGTGTAATTGATGAAGTGGCCGTTACTTTAGGCAACACCCGTTCGGTTTGTAAAAAATACTATGTGCACCCTTCGGTAATTAAAAGCTATGAGGAGGGTACCCTGTTTAAATACATTAGCGAAATCGACGAAGAAAAGGACGTGAAAGCAGCAGAGCTCAACCAGGCAGAAAAAGCTTTACTTACCCTGCTTGAAACAGAAAAACTGGCCGAAGCCAGTTAG
- a CDS encoding aldo/keto reductase, which yields MMFIFYKRQIVTNFTSNEKHQLMKYNFLGNTGLLVSELCFGTMTFGGTGLYEAIGKAQQTEVNDIMKIVVDSGINFIDTANIYSFGESESLLGQSINDVGLDRNQLVIATKVRAFLNQGQNSGGLSRYHIFQSVDASLKRLQLDHIDILYVHGVDYHTLVEEIMRSLNDIVLSGKVRYIAVCNWPGWMVMKAMGIAEKNGWHKFIGMQCFYSLAGRDIEREILPVAIDQNLAMMPWSPLAGGFLSGKFTRDSQNIEGSRRSTFDHPLINKEKAYDIIDVIVEIGKQRNVSAAQIALAWVRLQKGITSTIIGAKNNDQLLDNIKSTEIVLSDEELKKIDEVSALPVEYPGWIIDYQHRFR from the coding sequence ATGATGTTTATATTTTATAAACGTCAGATAGTTACTAATTTCACATCAAACGAAAAACACCAATTGATGAAATACAACTTTTTAGGAAACACAGGTTTACTGGTTTCTGAACTTTGCTTTGGCACCATGACCTTTGGTGGCACCGGCCTGTACGAAGCCATTGGCAAGGCCCAGCAAACAGAGGTGAACGATATCATGAAAATAGTTGTTGACTCGGGCATCAACTTTATTGATACCGCCAATATATACTCTTTCGGTGAATCAGAATCGTTGCTGGGCCAATCTATCAACGATGTGGGGCTCGATCGTAACCAATTGGTTATTGCCACCAAAGTGCGCGCTTTTTTAAATCAGGGACAAAACAGCGGGGGCTTATCCCGGTACCATATATTCCAATCGGTTGATGCCAGTTTAAAACGCCTGCAGTTAGATCATATCGACATACTGTATGTACACGGCGTGGATTACCATACGCTTGTAGAAGAGATCATGCGCTCATTAAACGATATTGTTTTAAGTGGTAAAGTGCGCTATATAGCTGTATGTAATTGGCCAGGCTGGATGGTAATGAAAGCCATGGGTATTGCCGAAAAAAATGGCTGGCATAAATTTATAGGCATGCAATGCTTTTACTCTTTGGCCGGCAGGGATATTGAAAGAGAGATATTACCGGTTGCTATTGATCAAAACCTGGCTATGATGCCCTGGAGCCCGTTGGCGGGTGGCTTTTTATCAGGTAAGTTTACCCGTGATAGCCAGAACATCGAAGGATCGCGCAGATCGACGTTTGACCACCCTCTGATAAACAAGGAAAAAGCCTATGATATCATCGATGTAATTGTGGAGATAGGTAAACAGCGCAACGTATCAGCTGCGCAGATTGCTTTAGCGTGGGTACGCCTCCAAAAAGGTATTACGAGTACTATCATCGGTGCAAAAAACAATGATCAATTACTGGACAATATCAAATCGACCGAAATAGTATTATCTGATGAAGAGCTGAAAAAGATTGATGAAGTAAGCGCACTTCCTGTAGAGTATCCGGGCTGGATCATTGATTATCAACACAGGTTCAGATAG
- a CDS encoding YceI family protein, producing MKKVIYPALILLFISFSAFIVATTWKVKDPYEIKFSNGKIHGEFQGLKANIQFDKAHPEDSKISATIDATTLSTGFFIKTSHSKDAIDVDHYPTISFTSTIVSKTNAGYDANGKLTLKGVTKPIIIHFTFDDKGNEGIFKGDFKVITKDFGITKNGSPDYLDITLSVPVAK from the coding sequence ATGAAAAAAGTTATTTATCCCGCGCTGATCCTATTATTTATCAGCTTTTCGGCTTTTATTGTTGCCACTACCTGGAAGGTAAAAGATCCCTATGAAATAAAGTTTTCGAATGGAAAAATACATGGAGAATTTCAAGGGTTAAAAGCAAATATCCAGTTTGATAAAGCACATCCTGAGGATTCAAAAATTTCGGCTACTATTGATGCTACTACGCTAAGCACCGGCTTTTTTATTAAAACCAGTCATTCTAAAGATGCTATCGACGTTGATCATTACCCTACCATCAGTTTTACATCAACTATTGTAAGCAAAACCAATGCTGGCTATGACGCTAACGGCAAGCTTACCTTAAAGGGTGTTACAAAGCCGATTATCATTCATTTTACGTTTGACGATAAAGGAAACGAAGGCATTTTTAAAGGTGATTTTAAAGTGATTACTAAAGATTTCGGTATCACCAAAAATGGTTCGCCAGATTATCTGGACATTACATTAAGTGTGCCGGTAGCCAAATAA